A genomic window from Cucumis melo cultivar AY chromosome 8, USDA_Cmelo_AY_1.0, whole genome shotgun sequence includes:
- the LOC103491156 gene encoding shaggy-related protein kinase kappa: protein MNRDNKMASASLGNGGVGSSRSINGFKGSSSSVDWLGREMLEMRLRDKTDTDEDRDSEPDIIDGVGAEAGHVIRTTIGGRNGQSKQNISYIAEHVVGTGSFGVVFQAKCRETGEIVAIKKVLQDKRYKNRELQIMQMLDHPNIVSLKHCFFSTTDKEEVYLNLVLEFVPETVNRIARNYSRISQRMPLIYVKLYTYQICRALAYIHNCIGICHRDIKPQNLLVNPHTHQLKLCDFGSAKVLVKGEPNVSYICSRYYRAPELIFGATEYTTAIDIWSTGCVMAELLLGKPLFPGESGVDQLVEIIKVLGTPTREEIKCMNPNYTEFKFPQIKPHPWHKVFQKRLPPEAVDLVCRFFQYSPNLRCTALEACVHPFFDELRDPNTRLPNGRPLPPLFNFKPQELAGIPPDTVNRLIPEHARKQNLFMALHT from the exons ATGAACAGAGATAATAAAATGGCGTCTGCAAGCCTAGGAAATGGGGGAGTTGGTAGTTCTAGGTCTATCAATGGCTTCAAGGGTTCATCTAGTTCAGTGGACTGGCTTGGGAGAGAGATGCTTGAGATGAGACTAAGGGATAAGACAGACACTGATGAGGACAGA GATAGTGAGCCAGACATAATTGACGGAGTGGGTGCTGAAGCAGGGCATGTGATAAGAACCACAATCGGTGGTCGAAATGGTCAATCTAAGCAG AATATCAGTTATATCGCAGAACATGTAGTTGGAACCGGTTCTTTTGGTGTTGTTTTTCAA GCAAAATGTAGAGAAACTGGAGAAATTGTTGCAATCAAGAAGGTCCTTCAAGACAAGCGATACAAGAATAGGGAGCTACAGATTATGCAAATGTTGGATCACCCAAATATTGTTTCCCTAAAGCATTGTTTCTTTTCAACAACAGACAAAGAGGAGGTCTATTTGAACCTAGTGCTTGAATTTGTTCCTGAAACTGTCAACCGTATTGCAAGGAACTACAGCAGGATTAGTCAGCGGATGCCCTTAATCTATGTTAAACTTTATACCTATCAG ATATGTAGGGCACTTGCTTACATACATAATTGCATTGGTATCTGTCATCGGGATATCAAACCTCAGAACTTACTT GTGAATCCACATACACATCAGCTCAAACTTTGTGACTTTGGGAGTGCTAAAGTCCTG GTGAAAGGTGAGCCTAATGTTTCATACATTTGCTCAAGATACTACCGTGCCCCAGAACTCATATTTGGTGCCACTGAGTACACTACTGCAATTGATATATGGTCGACTGGATGTGTGATGGCTGAGCTACTTCTCGGAAAG CCCCTTTTTCCTGGTGAAAGTGGAGTCGACCAACTAGTTGAGATTATCAAG GTTTTGGGAACTCCAACCAGAGAAGAAATAAAATGCATGAACCCAAACTACACTGAATTCAAATTCCCACAGATTAAGCCTCATCCCTGGCATAAG GTTTTCCAGAAACGTCTACCTCCTGAAGCTGTGGATCTTGTATGCAGGTTTTTCCAGTATTCGCCGAATTTGCGGTGTACTGCT TTGGAAGCTTGTGTCCACCCCTTCTTTGATGAGTTAAGAGACCCAAATACACGCCTTCCGAATGGCCGCCCACTTCCTcccttgtttaattttaaaccTCAAG AGCTTGCTGGCATACCACCCGATACAGTTAATCGACTTATCCCAGAGCATGCTCGTAAGCAGAACTTGTTCATGGCTTTGCATACCTAG